The nucleotide window ACAGCCTCGTCTTCGAACAGGTCATTCCAGCCACCGTCAGGCCCGTAAAAGTAGGTCATATACTCCAGCTTGGCATTGGGACCGGCGCCGTTGGGTTCGCCAGTGCCATCCGGATTGCGTGCCCAGGCGGTGAAACTCCAAGGTTCCCCGGTGATCCAGCGCCATTTGCCATTGGGGGTCAGTTCGCCGCCGAGGGTTACTGCTTTGATGCCGGGCGGCAACGAGCGTTGGAGCCATCGCTGCTCTTCGCTGCTGGTGATGGTGGCCAGGTGCCCTCCCATGACCTCGGCCCTGCGTTTGGCGTCGTTCCAGGTGATCGGACCGGGAACAAACTTGTACCGTGAGGTCTTGTAGGACAAGGCATCGGCGGGAATCGAGGTGGATTGGGTACGTACGCGTTTGGAAAGCGGCGTGATTGAAGGTGGTGCAGCGGTGGTGGATGGCGGTGTGACGACGGCCACAGGGATGGTGGGCGTGGGTTGCGGAACAGGCGCGGTGGTCATTGATGAGGCTGCCGCAGTGCTCGCTGGTGCAGTTGGCTCAGGCACGACTGGCGCTGGCTTTTCGACAGTTGCAGTTGCCGCAGGAGTGGCTGGAGGCGGTGGTGTGGTGGCGGTGGGAGGTGAGGGTGTCTGCACTGGAGCAGGCGGAGTGGTGGGCTCAGCGCTTGCGGCAGTCTTTGGCGGTGTGTTCTGGATTTTCTCCCAATAGAACCCGGCTGCGAGGCTGCCGAGCACCAGCAGCGCTGCCTGTCGTAGGAAAGAACCGCCACGCCGGATGACGACAGGCTCGGTTTCTTCGATCTCCCTGTCGCTTTCCTCCTCCGGCCTCTGGGGGCGTGCATCTGTCGGCAGCGCGGCGTGGGCATGAGAATCATCAGCGGACACCTTGGCCACTGGTTGGGTCAGGATGGCGTCCAAGTCCGCACGGAGCGCTTCGGCGGATTGGTAGCGCAGGTCACGGTCATTGCGCAGCGCCTTGATGATGATGGCATCAAAGCGCGGGTCCGTGCCGGGCACCTGCTCCGAAGGCATTTCAAACATGCCCTGCGGCAGGCTGCCGGTGAGCATCTGGAAGAGCATGACCCCCACAGCATACAGATCCGCGCGATGATCCACCGCCGCGCCGAGCGTCAGCGTTTCGGGGGCCATGTAATGCAGCGTGCCCATGGCTGTGCCGCTGCGGGTGAGACCGGATTCGCCGCCTTGGTTGATTTTGGCGAGGCCGAAGTCCGCCACCTTCACCACGCCGTCGTAGCCGAGCATGATGTTGGCCGGCTTGATGTCACGGTGGATGATGCCACGCTCGTGGGCGTATTGCAGGGCGTCGCAAACATGAGCGGTGATGGCCAGCGCGTGCTCGGCGGGCAGCCGGCCCTGCCGGGCCACCATGCGCGAGACATCCGTGCCCTCGACATACTCCATCACGATGTACAGTGTTCCGTCTGCTGCCTCGCCGGAGTCGTGCACGGCGACGATGCCTGGGTGGTTCAGCCGGGCCATCGCTCGCGCCTCGTTTTTGAAACGTTCGGCGTAGCTGTCATCCACCTCATCCAGGCCGGGTGGCAGAATCTTGATGGCGACAGCCCGGTCGAGGTTCAACTGCCGCCCCTGATAAACCGCACCCATGCCACCGCGTCCCAGCAGCTTCGTGATCTCATACTGTGGCAGCAAGACCTGAAGCTCCTCCACACTCGGTGGCTGCCAGAATTTCGACCGCTTCACAGGGTTGGGGGTGATGACCTTATCCCCGGCTGGTGGCGGTGCGGATGAAGCGGGTGAAAGATCTTCATTCATGACTCAGCGGAAATTCCTGCCTTCATTAGCGGAAACCACCGCGTCTGCCAATCGAAGAATCACCCGGCTCGGTGGGATCGTCCCTGCCTCACACGCCACACATCCCTCGCCATGCGAAACGAATCGCGCACAAGATGCACATGCCCGCCGGGCGTTTCGAACCAGGAGATGGGGATTTCGTGGAACGGGCAGCCGGTGTCGTGCAGGGCGGCGAGGAGTTCAACATCGAAGGCGAAGCCGTGGATGCGCAGGGCAGGGGCGATGCGCTGGTAGGTGCTGCGGGGGACGAGTTTCAAGCCGCATTGGCTGTCGTGAATGCGGATGTGCAGCAGCGTGGAGACGAGCGAGCCAAACACATGGCCGATGAGGCGGCGCTTCCATTGGCGATGCACCTTCCGGCCAAACTGGCCCAGGCGCGAAGCGAACAGCGCGGTGTGCGGTGTCGGTTGCTTGCGGGCGAGATGGATGAGCCGGACGACCTCGGCGGCGGAGCAGGAGCCGTCCGCATCGACGAAACCGAGCCAGTCGGCGGTTTTCTCCATGTTCCAGCCGGTGTAAACCGCGCCGCCTTTGCCGAGATTGTCCGGCATGAAGAGCGGATCGAGCAGATACGGATGCTTCTCGCACAGCGGTGTGATGATGGCGCGCATGCGGGCGGCCTCGGCATCGTCCGAGCCGTCTTCGACCACGCGAATCGTCACATCGCCGAGTTCATGCGTCACCGCGCACAATTCCGCGAGGAAGGGGCCGATGCGTCCGCTCTCCTGGTAGCAAGGGATGACGAGGTGGACGGTGGCGGGCATGTGGCTGGATAGAAAAGTGGAAATGGGAAAATGGAAATTGGAAAGTGGACGGACTGTGTCTTTGTCATCACGCCTCCAACCATGCGTTTCCCGCAACTTTTATCCGCGAGCCTGCTGATCCTGGCGCTGTCCTCGTGCAGTTCCACGAACCGTCTGTTCAAGGCGGGGCTGGTGGCTCCCTCGCCGTTTTTTGAGCAGCCGTGGCTGGCGCAGAATGGCGGGGAACAACTGCCGTTTCAAAAAGTGTGGACCACGCCGGACCGGCAGGTGCTGGCGGAGGGATTGAAAACGCGCAAGCTCCACATCGCTCCCGTGACGCTGGCCTACCTGCGGCCGATGAGCAAGACGCTCGCCTCGCAGGAGATCGCCTGGGGCGTGCAGCGGCAGGAAGCGGCCATCGCCATGCGGCTGCGGGAGGAATTCATCGCCGCCTTCCGCCGCTCGCCACGCCCCTTCTACCAGCTCGTGAACAAGCCGGGACCGGACACGCTCACACTTCAGCTCGCCCTCATCGAACTTCACCCCACCAGCCCGAAGGGCAATGCGGTGATGACCGTGCTCAAATTCGCCGTCACCCCCGTCGCCTCGCTCGGTCGCTTCTTCACCAAGGGAACCATCGCCATCGAAGGCAAGGTGCTCGTCTCCAAAACCGGCCGCGCCTACTTCCAGTTCGCCGACAACGAGTCCGACAAGCTCACCTTCATCAACACACGCGACTACCAGCCCTACGGCCACGCCGTGAACACGATCCGCGACTGGGCCGTGCAGTACGAGGCCATGACGCGCAGCCCGCGCGGCTGGCGGGTGAAGGATTCAAGCTCAGTGACGTTGCGGCCGAATTGACGTAGCTGCGTTCGCCAGAACGCGGGTCAAGGAATGGTTAAGTATCGGCCTCGCTGGATTGGAAAGGAGCGCGGGCACACTTGCCCGCCATCAAAAAAAGCAAGGTGGCGGAGCCGCGAAGAAAAGAAGCGGACTCGGAGGTCCGCGCTCCTACCGCTACTCGCCCTTCTGCCGTCCCGCGGCACGCACCGGGATGCTGGCAGCCTTCGCCAGTTCACGATGAATGCGTGCGACGCGCTCCACCTGGCCTTTGGCAGGGAAGCGTTCATAGAATCCTTCGGCACGAAACACCCGCACCTGCTCGCTCCAGGGTGCCAGGCGGTAACGCCAGCGCTCAACGCGTCCTTCTTCGGGCTCCGCGTCCTGGGCGGCCAGGTCGGCGCAGACGCGGATCATCGCCTTGATGCTTACCGGTCGCGTGATCATGTAGGCGCTGTTGCCCCAGGCCTCCGCCATCACCTGCGCTGCCGCTTTGAGGAAGTCCCGCACGATGGCGTAGTAGTTTCCGGCGTGACGACGGTCGGTGCCGGTGCGCTCGATCTTCTTCCAGGCGCTCTTCACCCAGCGATGGATCTCGTTGTAGAGTTCGGCCTGCAGGATCCACTTCTCCTGCTTGCTGCGTCCGCCCAGCCGGTTGATGCGGTAGC belongs to Prosthecobacter sp. and includes:
- a CDS encoding glycosyltransferase, which produces MPATVHLVIPCYQESGRIGPFLAELCAVTHELGDVTIRVVEDGSDDAEAARMRAIITPLCEKHPYLLDPLFMPDNLGKGGAVYTGWNMEKTADWLGFVDADGSCSAAEVVRLIHLARKQPTPHTALFASRLGQFGRKVHRQWKRRLIGHVFGSLVSTLLHIRIHDSQCGLKLVPRSTYQRIAPALRIHGFAFDVELLAALHDTGCPFHEIPISWFETPGGHVHLVRDSFRMARDVWRVRQGRSHRAG
- a CDS encoding protein kinase, giving the protein MNEDLSPASSAPPPAGDKVITPNPVKRSKFWQPPSVEELQVLLPQYEITKLLGRGGMGAVYQGRQLNLDRAVAIKILPPGLDEVDDSYAERFKNEARAMARLNHPGIVAVHDSGEAADGTLYIVMEYVEGTDVSRMVARQGRLPAEHALAITAHVCDALQYAHERGIIHRDIKPANIMLGYDGVVKVADFGLAKINQGGESGLTRSGTAMGTLHYMAPETLTLGAAVDHRADLYAVGVMLFQMLTGSLPQGMFEMPSEQVPGTDPRFDAIIIKALRNDRDLRYQSAEALRADLDAILTQPVAKVSADDSHAHAALPTDARPQRPEEESDREIEETEPVVIRRGGSFLRQAALLVLGSLAAGFYWEKIQNTPPKTAASAEPTTPPAPVQTPSPPTATTPPPPATPAATATVEKPAPVVPEPTAPASTAAASSMTTAPVPQPTPTIPVAVVTPPSTTAAPPSITPLSKRVRTQSTSIPADALSYKTSRYKFVPGPITWNDAKRRAEVMGGHLATITSSEEQRWLQRSLPPGIKAVTLGGELTPNGKWRWITGEPWSFTAWARNPDGTGEPNGAGPNAKLEYMTYFYGPDGGWNDLFEDEAVKINQSIRAFLVEWDNSAPLSINDARVSALDDSFAAAYEKDAAQPWREAMSTLREQYLQALQRRLAEIRPRPEMRNAVSIIEAEIALIRSGQNMPADIATDHPVLTSLRKTYRDTAKRHLTEREKVTIPLYDIYTKTLATYEAELLRNKRKNEAYTIKALREAVQNRQITPLAEAPLTTTSSSAPIPAAPAPPSFPLKQMFVWSDTQGKDILADFVGIESDLLVMRLPSQAIARMPMNTLAAGSRQLALDLQTKPGQPVWTPLCDGTTLVRWKGDTTGYQIISAVLTSTATGSDLISDKEYGSFHLKFDLRLSPGGNSGIGVWCAEDKGTFKSLSHTGFEIQLLDDNAPLHANMERWQQHASIYGMQGPDRKTSVTTGVWASHEVIVQNDRVTVIIDGATVQDADLPRLKVQDNFRPPLDISKRRGHLVLCGRKGPVEFRNMRIKAL
- a CDS encoding DUF3313 family protein; this translates as MRFPQLLSASLLILALSSCSSTNRLFKAGLVAPSPFFEQPWLAQNGGEQLPFQKVWTTPDRQVLAEGLKTRKLHIAPVTLAYLRPMSKTLASQEIAWGVQRQEAAIAMRLREEFIAAFRRSPRPFYQLVNKPGPDTLTLQLALIELHPTSPKGNAVMTVLKFAVTPVASLGRFFTKGTIAIEGKVLVSKTGRAYFQFADNESDKLTFINTRDYQPYGHAVNTIRDWAVQYEAMTRSPRGWRVKDSSSVTLRPN